From the Bacillus tuaregi genome, one window contains:
- a CDS encoding BglG family transcription antiterminator codes for MLITAREKAILELLIKKSGRHTALSFASYLHVSVRTIQRDLKNIEKILESFDLQMEKTSDNGLSIVGSNQNIYRLIQKLTKVKPQDLSLEERRLLCFVKMIESKDPVKLASLSKDLGVSITTLGTDLDELAEWLQDYGIELDRKRGVGVGLTGEEGKIRKALVNFYLIYFNNELIESLILLANDQIEKDRILYYLKKSYLKVIDEVVYEKIKHLHTKLADSDYITFLIHICISLQRIEMGFCLSKSEIELENIQSSEEFRFIKEISNDFFHHFAIRLSDIEAAFLVMVLRGSKVHEAEYINYDSVLIGRSIKKIIQHVSEQMNSDLTADFSLFQGLLAHMEPSIFRLRKGLSSFNPLTDEIKKKYPLLYLAVSKSVAKEFNTIKFTDDELAYIVLHFGSALELRKEEVQIRALIVCPTGIGTSKMLASRIKKEVPEITVTDVASIKEIQTRDVSHYGIIISTVILPVLESLEYVFVNPLLYEKDIEAIYDYIGTHIPKITRQTNYHTEIKTSKLNKPKVKPLADFMQEVDEVQNSIREILRNLSVYRSKNNPDYKQFLKEMVTRCSEQKLVSDPAGVYHQLLARETKGGLGIPDTNLALFHCRHEGVEEIAYHIAHLETPFRLLGMDGKQMDIHNILLLLAPEKLNQLQLEIISIVSSIIVEDKKAIMIFSSANEKVIRAKLEDTFFDYLQNKFVKE; via the coding sequence ATGCTGATAACAGCGAGAGAAAAGGCTATTTTAGAATTATTGATTAAAAAAAGCGGAAGGCATACGGCATTATCCTTTGCAAGCTATCTTCATGTAAGTGTTAGAACCATCCAAAGGGATTTAAAGAATATTGAGAAAATACTTGAATCCTTTGATTTACAGATGGAGAAAACAAGTGACAATGGGCTGTCGATTGTCGGATCCAATCAAAATATTTATCGACTGATTCAGAAGCTTACAAAAGTAAAGCCACAGGATCTTTCTTTAGAGGAGAGAAGACTGCTTTGCTTTGTGAAGATGATTGAATCCAAGGATCCGGTTAAATTAGCTTCATTGTCAAAGGATCTTGGTGTATCCATCACAACGCTAGGTACTGATTTAGATGAATTAGCGGAATGGCTTCAGGACTATGGGATTGAGCTTGATAGAAAAAGGGGTGTTGGAGTCGGATTAACAGGTGAGGAAGGAAAAATCCGTAAGGCACTGGTTAATTTTTATCTCATTTATTTTAATAACGAATTAATCGAAAGCTTAATTCTGCTTGCCAATGATCAAATTGAAAAGGACCGGATTCTTTATTACTTAAAAAAATCCTATCTAAAAGTAATTGATGAGGTTGTTTATGAAAAAATAAAACATCTTCATACTAAACTGGCTGACAGCGATTATATTACATTCTTAATTCATATTTGTATTTCTTTACAGAGGATTGAGATGGGATTTTGCCTTTCGAAATCTGAAATTGAGCTGGAAAATATACAGTCATCAGAAGAATTTCGATTTATAAAGGAAATTAGTAATGACTTTTTCCATCACTTCGCTATTCGATTGAGCGATATCGAAGCTGCTTTCCTTGTTATGGTATTACGGGGCTCAAAGGTCCATGAGGCAGAATACATCAATTATGATAGTGTGTTAATAGGCAGGTCCATAAAAAAGATTATTCAGCATGTATCAGAACAAATGAATAGTGATTTAACAGCCGATTTTTCTTTGTTTCAAGGGCTGCTGGCCCATATGGAACCCTCGATTTTCCGTCTAAGAAAAGGCTTAAGCTCGTTTAATCCACTAACCGATGAAATTAAAAAGAAGTATCCCTTGTTGTATTTAGCTGTAAGTAAAAGTGTTGCAAAGGAATTTAATACGATTAAGTTTACGGATGATGAACTTGCTTATATTGTGTTACATTTTGGTTCAGCATTAGAGTTACGAAAAGAAGAAGTGCAGATACGCGCCTTAATTGTTTGTCCGACAGGTATCGGTACATCAAAAATGCTGGCAAGCCGAATTAAAAAAGAAGTGCCGGAAATAACCGTAACAGATGTCGCTTCTATTAAGGAAATCCAGACAAGGGATGTTAGTCATTATGGGATTATTATTTCAACTGTTATCCTGCCTGTGCTCGAAAGCTTAGAATATGTCTTTGTCAATCCCTTGTTGTATGAAAAGGATATTGAAGCTATCTATGATTACATTGGTACTCATATTCCAAAAATCACAAGGCAGACCAACTATCATACTGAAATCAAAACATCTAAATTAAATAAACCAAAAGTAAAGCCATTAGCTGATTTCATGCAGGAAGTGGATGAGGTTCAAAATAGTATTCGTGAAATATTACGTAATTTATCTGTCTATCGCTCAAAAAACAATCCAGATTATAAGCAATTTCTCAAGGAAATGGTTACCCGCTGTTCGGAACAGAAGTTGGTTTCCGACCCAGCTGGAGTTTATCATCAATTGCTGGCAAGAGAGACGAAAGGGGGTTTAGGCATTCCCGACACCAATTTGGCATTATTTCACTGTCGACATGAAGGTGTTGAAGAAATAGCCTACCATATCGCTCATTTAGAGACACCGTTTCGGTTGTTAGGAATGGATGGTAAACAAATGGATATTCATAATATCCTGCTGCTTCTTGCCCCTGAGAAATTAAATCAACTTCAATTGGAAATTATAAGCATTGTTAGTTCCATAATTGTCGAAGATAAAAAAGCAATCATGATTTTTTCATCAGCAAATGAAAAAGTCATCCGTGCAAAGCTTGAAGATACTTTTTTTGATTATTTGCAAAATAAATTTGTAAAGGAATGA
- a CDS encoding mannitol-1-phosphate 5-dehydrogenase, which yields MKKVVHFGAGNIGRGFIGALFSQSGYHVTFVDIADEIISRLNEEKAYKVKTAEDQPTFTEIKNVSGLNNMKQEEEVVQAIQEATYITTAIGPNILPHIAPLIAKGLQARLNTSNAKVYVIACENQISATDILKGHILKALDNDTMKKMEGTVSFFNSAVDRIVPIQDNKNSLDVLVEPYFEWVVETTDDIPVVEGMTKVADLAPFIERKLFTVNTGHAVTAYFGYLDGKETIDQTLNDPAVYEKVKATIEETGAYLIKRYELDEAEHQKYIKKILGRFQNQHLNDDVTRVGRSPIRKLGAEDRLVKPLVEAKKLGLSYQNLASAIAACLLFDIQEDPESVKLQEMIQEHGVPYVLKEISHLAETDEAVKTIVDKYESFKAEYRK from the coding sequence ATGAAAAAGGTAGTCCATTTTGGTGCAGGAAATATTGGTAGAGGTTTTATTGGAGCTTTATTTTCACAATCAGGCTATCATGTAACGTTTGTAGATATCGCTGATGAGATTATTTCTAGATTAAATGAAGAAAAAGCCTACAAAGTTAAAACAGCAGAGGATCAGCCAACCTTTACTGAAATTAAAAATGTATCAGGTTTAAATAATATGAAGCAGGAAGAAGAAGTCGTACAGGCTATTCAGGAGGCAACGTATATTACCACAGCGATTGGTCCCAATATACTTCCGCATATCGCTCCATTAATTGCAAAAGGCCTGCAGGCTAGACTGAATACTTCAAATGCAAAGGTGTATGTCATTGCCTGTGAAAATCAAATATCGGCTACAGACATATTAAAGGGTCATATTTTAAAAGCGTTGGATAATGATACAATGAAAAAAATGGAAGGCACGGTTAGCTTCTTTAATTCTGCTGTTGATCGAATTGTACCTATCCAGGACAATAAAAATTCACTTGATGTCCTAGTTGAGCCTTATTTTGAATGGGTTGTTGAAACAACAGACGATATTCCGGTAGTGGAAGGTATGACAAAAGTAGCTGATTTGGCACCATTTATTGAGCGTAAGCTTTTTACAGTTAATACAGGTCATGCTGTAACCGCCTATTTCGGATATTTAGACGGTAAAGAAACCATTGATCAAACATTAAATGACCCAGCTGTATATGAAAAGGTAAAAGCTACTATTGAGGAAACAGGTGCCTATTTAATCAAACGCTATGAATTAGATGAAGCAGAGCATCAAAAATATATTAAGAAAATTCTAGGTCGTTTCCAAAACCAGCACTTAAATGATGATGTAACGCGTGTCGGTCGCTCTCCGATTCGTAAGCTTGGTGCAGAAGATCGGTTAGTAAAACCGCTTGTAGAGGCAAAAAAATTAGGCTTGTCATATCAAAACCTAGCAAGTGCCATCGCAGCCTGCTTACTATTTGATATACAAGAGGACCCAGAATCAGTAAAACTGCAAGAAATGATTCAAGAACATGGTGTTCCTTACGTTTTAAAAGAAATCAGTCATTTAGCTGAGACAGATGAAGCAGTCAAAACGATTGTAGATAAATATGAGAGCTTTAAGGCAGAGTATCGGAAATAA
- a CDS encoding LytR/AlgR family response regulator transcription factor: MSNVNIYKFIKDWVPPEASIAFADSKQYLDYQSGIHDIRIRPGQPIPQGSISERVFQQRSRIESLVNESVFGIPYYGIGYPIEEDNGFIGALTVILPPLYALNHKQSSYTFITGKQGEIWNPIPIDQIAYIESNQKKTWFYTTDGQYSTIQTLRVLEQRLPNTFLRIHRSYIVNISFIQQLYRDVSSNLIMKLKIPNCPELTVSQTYVTTVRRILEF; this comes from the coding sequence ATGAGTAATGTTAATATTTACAAATTCATTAAAGATTGGGTTCCTCCAGAAGCCTCGATTGCCTTTGCAGATAGTAAACAATATTTAGATTATCAGTCTGGCATACATGATATTCGCATCCGCCCTGGACAACCAATTCCACAAGGCAGTATTAGTGAACGTGTTTTTCAACAACGAAGTCGTATTGAATCGTTAGTAAATGAATCCGTATTTGGTATCCCTTATTACGGTATTGGATATCCAATAGAAGAAGATAACGGTTTTATTGGTGCATTAACTGTGATTCTCCCCCCCTTGTATGCATTAAATCATAAACAGTCATCCTATACCTTTATTACGGGAAAGCAAGGGGAAATTTGGAATCCAATTCCTATCGATCAAATAGCATATATCGAAAGCAACCAAAAGAAAACTTGGTTTTATACAACAGACGGTCAGTATAGTACCATTCAAACGTTAAGAGTTCTCGAGCAGCGGCTTCCGAATACATTCCTTCGTATTCATCGATCCTATATCGTGAATATCTCATTTATACAGCAGCTTTATCGAGACGTATCCTCTAACTTAATCATGAAATTAAAGATTCCAAACTGCCCTGAATTGACCGTTAGCCAGACCTATGTGACAACCGTACGTAGGATTTTGGAGTTTTAA
- a CDS encoding amino acid permease, producing MSENQQNLQRGLLPRHVQFIALAGMIGTGIFKGSSDTLNMAGPSVVVAYLIGGLLLFIVMAALGEMAMVYPNDNVQSLINKAFGFQSSFLVGWLYWINWLIVTTVELLAAGSFLQYWFPSIPLWILSVLCATFIVGINLFQVKHYGEMEFWFASIKIITLTAFIILGALILFNILPNTTNAAFSNYTAHGGFFPNGLGGMLSAFLVVMFSYGGAELIGVAVTETKDSEKVIPKIIKGTVARVILFYVLPILVICGIIPWNAVSSVDSPFVQVFSLSGLPGASHVMNFVLLTAVLSAANSGIYATSRTLFSMAQNGEAPRLFSFITKKGIPLNGIFLTTVFILVGVFLAYLTPDQVISYLMSIPGFTVLLLWLSICLAQLKLRKQYTKVPAFKVKWFPYTTIFAAISLIGIFIAFIFNPQNIIGTIVCLSVLTVLIILSFVVKKEKQQKRVTSVA from the coding sequence ATGAGTGAGAATCAGCAAAATTTACAACGAGGCTTACTACCAAGACATGTTCAATTTATAGCATTAGCAGGTATGATCGGGACAGGAATCTTTAAAGGAAGCTCAGATACATTGAATATGGCCGGTCCGAGTGTAGTTGTGGCTTATCTAATCGGGGGGCTCTTACTGTTCATTGTGATGGCAGCTTTAGGAGAAATGGCAATGGTTTATCCAAATGACAATGTCCAAAGCCTAATCAATAAAGCTTTTGGCTTTCAGTCATCTTTTCTTGTTGGCTGGCTGTATTGGATTAACTGGTTAATTGTCACAACGGTTGAATTATTAGCCGCAGGTAGCTTTTTGCAGTACTGGTTTCCATCCATCCCACTATGGATCTTAAGCGTACTCTGTGCAACCTTTATTGTTGGTATTAATCTATTCCAAGTCAAACATTATGGGGAAATGGAGTTTTGGTTTGCGAGTATAAAAATCATCACTTTAACGGCCTTTATTATTCTAGGAGCATTGATTTTATTTAATATACTTCCAAACACAACGAATGCTGCTTTTTCTAATTACACTGCTCACGGTGGCTTTTTCCCAAATGGACTTGGAGGGATGCTGAGTGCATTTCTAGTCGTCATGTTCTCCTATGGGGGGGCAGAGTTAATTGGTGTAGCTGTAACTGAAACAAAAGATAGTGAAAAAGTCATTCCGAAAATCATTAAAGGAACCGTTGCAAGGGTTATATTATTCTATGTATTGCCTATTTTAGTGATTTGTGGAATCATTCCTTGGAATGCAGTGAGTTCAGTAGATAGTCCGTTTGTGCAAGTATTCAGTTTATCAGGCCTTCCAGGTGCATCACACGTCATGAATTTCGTTCTTTTAACGGCTGTTTTATCAGCGGCAAACTCAGGAATCTATGCAACATCCAGAACATTATTTTCGATGGCGCAAAATGGAGAAGCACCAAGGTTATTTTCCTTTATTACTAAAAAAGGAATCCCGTTAAATGGTATTTTTTTAACAACAGTTTTTATATTAGTTGGTGTATTTTTAGCCTATCTAACTCCTGATCAAGTCATTAGCTATTTAATGTCAATACCTGGTTTTACTGTATTACTGCTATGGCTAAGTATTTGTTTGGCTCAATTAAAGCTACGTAAACAATATACTAAGGTTCCGGCATTTAAAGTAAAATGGTTCCCATACACAACGATTTTTGCTGCAATATCTTTAATAGGGATTTTTATTGCTTTTATATTTAATCCCCAAAATATTATTGGTACAATCGTATGTCTGTCAGTATTAACCGTCTTAATCATTCTTTCTTTTGTAGTGAAAAAGGAAAAGCAGCAGAAGCGTGTTACATCTGTAGCATGA
- a CDS encoding Glu/Leu/Phe/Val family dehydrogenase, whose amino-acid sequence MAIKSVHVKQSDVIKEKDNSLLEFQETLQEAVQIMNYPPQVYELIKKPMRFLEVSIPVRMDNGEVQIFQGYRAQHNDAKGPTKGGIRFHPDVTPEEVKALAGWMSLKCGVTNLPYGGAKGGIVCDPRTMSLGELERLSRGYVRAVSQLVGPTKDIPAPDMYTNSQIMAWMLDEYDHIREFDSPGFITGKPVALGGSKGRETATSKGVFYTLQMVCDMKKLSLKDTKVIIQGFGNVGSYLAQYLYELGAKIVGIGDALGGLYDENGLDIPYLLDNRDSFGIVSNHFSTSITNHELLEKPCDVLIPAAISGVINKHNADKIKCQIVIEAANGPTTKEAIQTLDDRGILLVPDILANSGGVVVSYFEWCQNNQGYYWTEETVDERLQEKMKESFINVVSTAKKYHVNFKIAAYIEGIEKIAEASRLRGWLNY is encoded by the coding sequence GTGGCTATTAAATCAGTTCATGTAAAACAATCGGATGTCATAAAAGAGAAAGATAATTCGCTTTTGGAGTTTCAAGAAACACTGCAGGAAGCGGTGCAAATTATGAATTATCCACCTCAGGTGTACGAGTTAATTAAAAAGCCAATGAGGTTCTTAGAAGTGAGCATTCCGGTTCGCATGGACAATGGGGAAGTGCAGATTTTCCAAGGCTATCGGGCGCAACACAATGATGCGAAGGGGCCGACAAAGGGAGGCATTCGCTTTCATCCAGATGTGACGCCAGAGGAAGTGAAAGCGCTCGCTGGTTGGATGAGCTTAAAATGTGGTGTCACAAATCTTCCTTATGGCGGGGCCAAAGGAGGTATTGTTTGTGACCCTCGAACAATGAGCTTAGGTGAATTAGAAAGATTGAGCAGGGGATATGTTCGAGCTGTCAGCCAATTAGTTGGACCGACAAAGGATATTCCTGCCCCAGATATGTATACAAATTCGCAGATTATGGCCTGGATGCTGGATGAATATGATCATATCCGTGAATTCGATTCCCCTGGTTTTATCACGGGTAAGCCCGTTGCATTAGGCGGTTCCAAGGGGAGAGAAACGGCAACCTCGAAAGGCGTTTTCTATACGCTGCAAATGGTATGTGATATGAAAAAGCTGTCCTTAAAGGACACGAAGGTAATTATCCAGGGGTTTGGAAATGTAGGGAGCTATTTGGCGCAGTATTTATATGAGCTTGGTGCAAAGATTGTAGGAATTGGTGATGCTTTAGGTGGTCTATACGACGAAAACGGATTGGATATTCCGTATTTGCTTGATAATAGAGACTCCTTTGGAATTGTATCGAATCATTTTTCAACCTCGATCACAAACCATGAGCTGTTAGAAAAACCTTGTGATGTATTAATCCCTGCCGCGATTTCAGGCGTGATAAATAAGCATAATGCAGATAAAATAAAGTGCCAGATTGTGATTGAAGCTGCTAACGGTCCGACGACAAAGGAGGCAATTCAAACTCTTGATGACCGTGGAATTCTGCTGGTTCCTGATATACTTGCAAACTCTGGGGGAGTTGTAGTGTCTTATTTCGAGTGGTGTCAAAATAACCAGGGATATTATTGGACAGAAGAAACCGTTGATGAACGCTTGCAGGAAAAAATGAAAGAAAGCTTTATAAATGTTGTCTCCACAGCTAAAAAGTATCATGTCAACTTTAAAATTGCCGCATATATAGAAGGAATCGAAAAGATTGCGGAAGCCTCAAGATTAAGAGGCTGGCTGAATTACTAA
- a CDS encoding acetate uptake transporter — MSEKKISIADPGPLGLAAFALTTFVLSCKNAGLLPASVGDVFLPLALFYGGLAQLLAGMWEFKKDNTFGATAFTSYGAFWISLASMVYFELTGVLHFGADMNIALGIFLVAWTIFTFYMWIGTFRINPALNLVFTLLFITFILLDLTEFGIISGPMAGYFGLATAFAAWYASAAGILNPLFEKDILPIGSFKKKQLERFGKSA, encoded by the coding sequence ATGAGCGAAAAAAAGATTTCCATTGCAGATCCAGGTCCATTAGGATTAGCGGCATTTGCCTTAACGACATTTGTATTAAGCTGTAAGAATGCAGGGCTTCTTCCAGCCTCCGTTGGCGATGTGTTTTTACCGTTAGCATTATTTTATGGAGGTTTGGCACAGCTGTTGGCAGGTATGTGGGAATTTAAAAAGGACAATACATTTGGCGCTACAGCCTTTACATCTTACGGTGCCTTCTGGATTTCCTTGGCTTCCATGGTTTACTTTGAGTTAACCGGAGTATTGCATTTTGGTGCAGATATGAATATTGCTTTAGGTATCTTTTTAGTTGCCTGGACCATTTTTACCTTCTATATGTGGATTGGTACTTTCCGTATTAACCCAGCTTTAAATCTTGTGTTTACATTATTATTTATCACTTTTATTCTTTTGGATTTAACTGAGTTTGGAATTATTTCTGGACCAATGGCAGGATACTTTGGATTGGCTACGGCTTTTGCTGCTTGGTATGCATCTGCTGCGGGTATCTTAAATCCATTATTTGAAAAAGATATTCTTCCAATTGGATCATTCAAAAAGAAACAACTAGAACGTTTTGGGAAAAGTGCATAA
- a CDS encoding adenylate kinase → MNLLLMGLPGAGKGTQAEQIIEKYDIPHISTGDMFRAAIKEGTQLGKKAKEYMDAGELVPDEVTIGIVRERLSKEDCTKGFLLDGFPRTTAQAEVLDQILSETGKSIDHVLNINVAPEELMARLTGRRICRDCGSTYHLIFNPTKAEGECDKCSGELYQRADDNEETVGTRLKVNIDQQQPLLDYYREKGNLRDFEGSKPIDKVFQDIEVILNQATYSSKG, encoded by the coding sequence GTGAATTTATTGTTAATGGGACTACCGGGTGCAGGTAAAGGAACACAAGCAGAACAAATTATTGAAAAGTATGATATTCCGCATATTTCAACGGGAGATATGTTTCGTGCAGCCATAAAGGAGGGCACACAGTTAGGAAAAAAGGCAAAGGAGTATATGGATGCAGGTGAACTTGTTCCAGATGAAGTAACAATTGGCATTGTTCGAGAGCGTTTAAGTAAAGAGGATTGTACAAAAGGCTTCCTCTTAGATGGTTTTCCTAGAACAACAGCTCAAGCGGAGGTACTTGATCAAATTCTGTCTGAAACAGGTAAAAGTATTGATCATGTATTAAATATTAATGTTGCTCCTGAAGAGCTGATGGCCAGGTTAACGGGGCGAAGAATTTGTCGTGATTGTGGATCTACCTATCACTTAATTTTTAATCCGACGAAGGCTGAAGGGGAATGTGATAAGTGCAGCGGTGAGCTGTATCAGCGAGCTGATGACAATGAAGAAACAGTTGGTACAAGATTAAAAGTCAATATTGATCAGCAGCAACCACTTTTAGATTACTATAGAGAAAAGGGAAATTTACGGGATTTTGAAGGGTCAAAGCCGATAGATAAGGTATTTCAGGATATTGAGGTTATTCTAAATCAAGCTACATACTCTTCAAAGGGATAA
- the citZ gene encoding citrate synthase — translation MVKAKGLEGVVATTSSVSSIINDVLTYRGYNVDDLTDYAQFEEVIYLLWFNKLPTSQQLAEFKSELFENAFLPIEILDTIEKLSKENTHPMTILMNCVSALAIYDEETNQMSEGANYRKALRLQGKLASIVAAYSRISEGKQPLMPKENVSFAANFLYMLNGEVPDKVSESAFNKALILHADHELNASTFTARVCVATLSDMYSGVTAALGALKGPLHGGANERVMKMLAEIKDITEVEAYLHNAFENKEKIMGFGHRVYQTGDPRAKHLREMSKQLAGVTGEEKWYYMSLAIEKIVTEEKGLLPNVDFYSASVYHSLGIQHDLFTPIFAVSRVSGWIAHILEQYENNRLIRPRAEYTGLKNQLFLPIHERDESMDVIA, via the coding sequence ATGGTAAAAGCAAAGGGTTTAGAGGGAGTCGTTGCAACCACATCTTCTGTAAGTTCCATTATTAATGATGTATTAACCTATCGGGGATACAATGTTGATGACCTTACAGATTACGCTCAATTTGAAGAAGTCATTTACCTGCTTTGGTTCAATAAACTTCCTACCTCTCAGCAGCTAGCTGAATTTAAAAGTGAACTATTTGAAAACGCTTTCCTTCCGATTGAAATATTAGATACAATTGAGAAACTTTCTAAAGAAAACACCCATCCAATGACAATCTTAATGAATTGTGTATCAGCACTTGCCATCTATGATGAAGAGACAAATCAAATGTCAGAAGGAGCTAACTATCGCAAGGCACTGCGCTTGCAAGGGAAATTAGCTTCTATTGTGGCTGCATATTCTCGTATCAGCGAAGGAAAGCAGCCGCTTATGCCGAAAGAAAATGTAAGCTTTGCCGCTAACTTTTTATATATGTTGAATGGTGAAGTTCCAGATAAAGTCTCAGAAAGTGCCTTTAATAAAGCACTTATTCTCCATGCTGACCATGAATTAAATGCATCAACCTTTACAGCTCGTGTGTGTGTTGCTACCCTTTCTGATATGTATTCTGGAGTGACTGCTGCACTTGGTGCGTTAAAGGGTCCATTACACGGTGGAGCAAATGAGCGCGTAATGAAAATGCTCGCCGAAATTAAAGATATTACTGAGGTTGAAGCATACTTACATAACGCTTTTGAAAATAAAGAAAAGATTATGGGCTTTGGTCATCGTGTTTACCAGACGGGTGATCCTCGTGCAAAGCATTTGCGGGAAATGTCGAAGCAATTAGCTGGGGTAACAGGAGAAGAAAAGTGGTATTACATGTCACTTGCTATTGAAAAAATTGTTACAGAGGAAAAGGGATTGCTTCCCAATGTGGATTTCTATTCAGCTTCTGTCTATCACAGTCTTGGTATTCAGCATGATCTCTTTACACCGATTTTTGCTGTCAGCCGCGTCTCTGGATGGATTGCCCACATCCTAGAACAATATGAGAATAACCGTTTAATTCGACCTCGTGCCGAATATACAGGACTTAAAAATCAATTATTTTTACCTATTCATGAGCGTGATGAATCGATGGACGTTATTGCCTAA
- a CDS encoding MFS transporter, translating to MENRKEMDLQNINRITFILFWTGLVVLCSLYVTIPLLPVFASTFSLSASQAAWAGSIFSIFFAAGCLFVGVLSDRYGRKNVMIVGLVCFSFVTFLVGLSNSYSSLLVLRALQGAAAATFSPVALTYVGMMYPQAKRVTTIGIISSGFLIAGIVGQLISSSIEQAFNWNAVFLILSIIYFITTILLIIILPNDEIHHGNHDFLSVIKKFKIPFTQKKLILCNSIAIMILLSFVGMYTALGNFLSSHYSFNDQEIFYVRAAGIIGMLLSPFTGRFVQRFGMRKVLISGLVSSITGLLLMGLIQQLWLMIVMSILFVCGIAVVVPSMLALVGQLSGNEKGIATSLYTFILFIGASIGPLLATVLLKTGNLSLPFIVFGCILACGLLMAFFLFSTKEKNSTSQVNSQSFDA from the coding sequence ATGGAGAATAGGAAAGAAATGGACTTACAAAATATCAATCGAATTACCTTTATCCTTTTTTGGACTGGCTTAGTCGTTCTATGTTCGTTATACGTAACCATCCCCCTGCTGCCTGTTTTTGCTTCAACCTTTAGCCTATCAGCTAGCCAGGCCGCTTGGGCAGGAAGCATATTTTCGATTTTTTTCGCAGCCGGCTGTTTATTTGTCGGAGTCCTCTCAGACCGATACGGGCGGAAAAACGTGATGATTGTTGGGTTGGTTTGTTTTTCGTTCGTGACGTTTTTAGTAGGATTATCGAATAGCTACAGCAGTCTGCTTGTTCTAAGAGCCCTCCAAGGGGCAGCTGCCGCAACCTTTTCACCTGTTGCCCTTACATACGTTGGCATGATGTATCCTCAAGCAAAAAGAGTCACCACAATTGGAATTATCAGCTCAGGCTTTTTAATTGCTGGAATCGTCGGACAGCTAATCAGCTCTAGTATTGAACAAGCTTTCAACTGGAATGCTGTATTTCTTATTTTAAGCATTATTTATTTCATAACGACGATTCTCTTAATTATTATTTTACCGAATGATGAAATACACCATGGCAACCATGATTTTTTATCTGTCATAAAAAAATTCAAAATTCCATTCACACAAAAAAAGCTTATCCTTTGCAACAGCATTGCTATTATGATTTTACTATCATTTGTCGGGATGTATACTGCCTTAGGAAATTTCTTAAGTAGTCATTATAGCTTTAATGATCAAGAAATCTTTTACGTCCGTGCTGCAGGAATCATCGGAATGCTTTTATCTCCTTTTACTGGTCGATTCGTACAAAGGTTTGGAATGAGAAAAGTATTGATCAGCGGACTTGTTTCCTCTATTACTGGATTATTATTAATGGGGCTTATCCAGCAATTATGGCTGATGATTGTAATGAGCATTCTCTTCGTTTGTGGAATAGCGGTTGTGGTGCCTTCCATGCTTGCTTTAGTGGGGCAACTTAGCGGAAACGAAAAAGGTATCGCCACTTCTCTATATACCTTCATATTATTTATTGGTGCCAGTATCGGACCCCTTTTGGCGACAGTGTTATTAAAAACCGGAAATCTCTCACTACCATTTATTGTGTTTGGCTGTATCTTAGCATGCGGCCTATTGATGGCCTTCTTCCTTTTTTCAACGAAGGAAAAAAACAGCACATCACAAGTGAATTCTCAATCATTTGATGCATAG